The following are encoded in a window of Psilocybe cubensis strain MGC-MH-2018 chromosome 4, whole genome shotgun sequence genomic DNA:
- a CDS encoding tRNA-specific adenosine deaminase TAD2 yields MDVNEHKKWMQEAMAMAEEALEAGEVPVGCVFVRDGAIIAKARNRTNELRNATRHAELEAIDSILSDKNLTPEIKQYPLSATKLYVTVEPCIMCASALRQMGIKEVYYGCANDRFGGCGSVLGVNEKLPHPFHPGYSAQGGFCREEAIMVLRRFYITENVNGIFTQSSEIMLSITLIPSIPAPIPKSKANRVLKTEIVPVTLPH; encoded by the exons ATGGATGTCAACGAACACAAGAAATGGATGCAAGAAGCTATGGCGATG GCAGAAGAGGCACTGGAGGCTGGAGAGGTGCCAGTTGGTTGCGTCTTTGTAAGAGATGGTGCAATCATAGCTAAAGCCAGGAATCGCACGAACGAACTACGCAAT GCAACAAGACATGCAGAACTAGAGGCTATCGATAGCATTCTTTCCGACAAAAACCTCACCCCAGAAATAAAGCAATACCCACTATCTGCGACAAAACTCTACGTTACGGTCGAGCCCTGCATCATGTGCGCCTCCGCTCTGAGGCAAATGGGAATCAAAGAAGTGTATTACGGGTGTGCCAATGATAGATTCGGGGGATGTGGTAGTGTCTTGGGTGTCAATGAAAA ACTTCCTCATCCTTTTCATCCCGGTTATTCTGCCCAGGGTGGGTTTTGTCGCGAAGAAGCCATCATGGTTTTGCGTCGGTTCTATATCACGGAGAATGTCAATGGTATTTTCACACAAAGTTCAGAAATAATGTTGTCCATTACACTCATCCCCTCGATTCCAGCTCCCATCCCAAAATCCAAAGCTAATCGCGTCCTCAAAACCGAAATTGTTCCTGTCACACTGCCGCATTAG
- a CDS encoding Cytochrome P450 monooxygenase (Cytochrome P450 monooxygenase AOL_s00215g280), protein MSHFSFPPTAQSALPVAIALIPLYIVARIVYRLTWHPLAIIPGPKLAASTSLYRAYYDVVCDGEWSEHLHVLHERYGTVVRVGPNELHFSDPNAYADIYGTGSTFPKDEKMYRCFGSSKSVFGQTDFHQAQKHRAALGPLFSRRATLRLEQEIQKHVDHLISQLLTYQKASKAADLHLALRSVTLDVVTSYCFGSCFNALDYAGFAHPVAISMDATLHLCWLFKHIPILRTLTDNCPQWIGLALMPATKGYYDQANQLGAQIDEILENPQTLTNSEHETMYHYFIEHQGQKHGLPGVKREESQQMTTQEKAQLRLWLLHEGLNLRFAGSETVGNACTLASFYILKDQFVKKRLVDELVGAWPDVDEPMGYEELEKLPYLTAVIKEALRLSWGTVTPMPRVVGPAGGVVAGLSLPPGTTIAMGNTIMHRNPDIFPDPLQFIPERWLRPDSAATLDRYLVAFSKGPRACIGINLAWCELYLILGNMFRKLELTDDGHSSLKDLEFREYFIPLYRGHHLHAYVEKRDQ, encoded by the exons ATGTCCCACTTCTCTTTCCCCCCTACGGCGCAGTCTGCCCTCCCCGTTGCCATTGCCTTAATCCCGCTTTACATTGTTGCAAGGATTGTGTATAGATTGACATGGCATCCGTTGGCTATTATTCCTGGTCCAAAGCTAGCAGCTTCCACTTCGCTCTATAGAGCGTACTACGATGTTGTTTGTGATGGCGAATGGTCAGAGCACCTCCATGTTCTACACGAGCGATACG GGACCGTTGTTCGCGTCGGCCCTAATGAG TTGCACTTCAGCGACCCGAACGCCTATGCCGACATATACGGTACGGGCTCCACATTTCCAAAGGACGAGAAGATGTATAGGTGTTTCGGTTCCTCCAAATCCGTCTTTGGTCAGACCGATTTCCATCAGGCGCAGAAGCATCGTGCTGCCCTGGGGCCACTGTTCTCTCGTCGGGCAACGCTAAGACTGGAACAAGAAATACAGAAACACGTAGACCACCTCATTTCCCAACTCCTGACATATCAAAAGGCAAGCAAAGCAGCCGACCTCCATCTCGCCCTTCGCTCGGTAACATTGGATGTCGTCACATCGTACTGCTTCGGCTCATGTTTCAACGCGCTTGATTACGCTGGTTTTGCCCATCCTGTCGCCATCTCTATGGACGCAACGCTTCACCTTTGCTGGCTGTTCAAGCATATCCCCATTCTGCGCACGCTTACCGACAATTGTCCCCAATGGATTGGCCTGGCACTTATGCCCGCAACCAAGGGATATTATGATCAGGCTAATCAGCTTGGGGCTCAGATTGATGAAATACTCGAAAACCCGCAAACCCTTACCAACTCAGAGCACGAAACCATGTATCACTATTTCATTGAGCATCAGGGGCAGAAACATGGCCTTCCAGGTGTTAAACGGGAAGAAAGCCAGCAAATGACAACCCAAGAGAAAGCGCAGTTGAGGCTATGGCTTCTGCATGAGGGCCTTAATCTGCGCTTCGCAGGGAGCGAGACGGTCGGCAACGCATGTACCTTAGCAAGTTTCTACATTCTTAAAGACCAATTTGTCAAAAAAAGATTGGTGGACGAGCTTGTCGGTGCGTGGCCAGACGTCGATGAACCGATGGGATATGAGGAACTGGAAAAATTACCTTACCTG ACCGCCGTTATCAAAGAAGCATTGCGTCTTTCTTGGGGAACTGTGACTCCAATGCCACGAGTCGTCGGACCCGCAGGTGGTGTTGTCGCAGGTCTTTCCCTTCCGCCAGGG ACAACAATAGCTATGGGAAATACCATCATGCATCGCAACCCGGATATCTTCCCGGATCCCTTGCAGTTCATTCCTGAGCGGTGGCTTCGACCTGATTCGGCAGCGACGTTGGATCGGTACCTTGTTGCATTCTCTAAGGGCCCGAGGGCGTGTATTGGCATCAA CCTTGCATGGTGTGAGCTTTACCTTATACTGGGAAATATGTTCCGCAAACTAGAACTCACAGACGACGGTCACTCCTC GTTGAAAGATCTCGAGTTCAGGGAGTATTTTATCCCTCTATATCGGGGACATCATCTCCACGCCTACGTGGAGAAAAGAGATCAGTAG
- a CDS encoding Mitochondrial folate transporter/carrier has product MSITSKLAALSVTYPYQVVRSRIQNDAQAAMFPTIPATIKRTWALEGTRGFFRGLGTNLVRVLPGTGITFVVYENIAWLLRTTAKERERRAQLLNDV; this is encoded by the exons ATGTCAATTACGAGCAAGCTTGCAGCTCTTTCGGTCACCTACCCATATCAGGTTGTGAGGTCCCGCATACAG AACGACGCGCAAGCTGCCATGTTTCCAACGATACCTGCCACCATCAAACGCACGTGGGCGCTTGAAGGCACTCGTGGATTTTTTCGAGGGTTAGGAACGAACCTCGTTCGTGTGCTCCCTGGGACAGGCATAACTTTTGTTGTGTATGAAAATATCGCTTGGTTGTTGCGAACCACGGCGAAGGAGCGTGAACGCAGAGCCCAGCTGCTCAATGACGTGTAG
- a CDS encoding Diacylglycerol lipase-beta, whose amino-acid sequence MAKNWDTYSRQGIDLAHSASSFGFSAAKAGTRLGFSIARGLAAATVGLTSTVLDIALFGGSTVTRPVFGYAVSTALTIAEQITLAPIHLSEYITSTSLLAAHSSINVLAVIFPGSSDASFSLASFIDLVRREWTVQNADGTVPGNQYGLTQVARAIVGWVSLQGVTQEWQEKRWFKYLREMDVKIAPKTHRTLTHRSSRIRVTSDVIFPGQQGPQIIAADIGEPEPRSRAQSAFLSRTKSNISLNRHRPSRAGMPVDISPLAPSNEDLKATMRRLSKMVLAGYGGASLLFFGVSTSYFGGSNETKRSTSPPSTSLSASMAREKKLEETQLANAVDAAEAEAAGDGDVPEALGSAQIFLQYSWWDVLLGKHDQEIFEQSTSHSHTAKDKEAAHMRSKKNTMKATAVFGKEHLMPRFWVLTDHGRGQVVLVIRGTMSLNEIAVDLTCEPDVFQPATTPSSSDIDENPVPGQFVFPEISEKEESSSDHKYHVHGGMLRLAKAMGDVGKPVHQAVLQALYNNPEYDLVLCGHSLGAGVAAILGMIWADPKTCLTVRSSGLPIGRRVSVYAFAPPALTDAALSRLSDKLIVSLVYSHDIVSRLSLGSVRDLKNAAMWLCEAESGNAVEGWSAVTARAKKIKNGEGSQDDMDWLVSVRKTLEANMQNADMYPPGRVLWAMREGDLHPSHQLQQISEDKGAARTDKGKLRLFEVLDVEKVFSQIVFARDMLTAHMPHQYDRVLHDLL is encoded by the exons ATGGCCAAGAACTGGGATACTTATAGCAGACAGGGCATCGATCTCGCTCATTCTGCCTCTTCCTTTGGATTTTCTGCTGCCAAGGCTGGAACTCGGTTAGGA TTTTCTATAGCTCGAGGTCTTGCCGCAGCAACTGTCGGCCTGACCTCGACAGTTCTCGACATAGCACTGTTTGGAGGAAGTACCGTAACTCGACCAGTATTTGGATACGCCGTTTCCACCGCTCTGACTATCGCAGAGCAAATTACCCTCGCACCCATCCATCTAAGCGAATACATCACATCCACGTCTTTGTTGGCGGCACATAGCTCCATCAATGTACTAGCCGTAATTTTTCCAGGAAGTAGCGACGCATCCTTTTCATTGGCTTCTTTCATCGACCTTGTACGTCGGGAGTGGACGGTGCAGAATGCTGATGGGACTGTGCCCGGAAACCAGTATGGACTTACACAAGTTGCGCGGGCAATCGTCGGCTGGGTCTCTCTCCAAGGTGTTACCCAAGAATGGCAAGAGAAGCGCTGGTTTAAGTACTTGAGAGAAATGGATGTAAAGATTGCCCCGAAAACACATAGGACCCTGACACATAG ATCATCTCGTATTCGAGTCACTTCCGATGTTATCTTCCCTGGCCAACAAGGCCCACAGATCATTGCGGCCGATATTGGGGAACCTGAGCCACGGTCGCGTGCGCAATCTGCCTTTTTGTCGAGGACCAAGTCCAATATATCTTTAAATCGTCATCGACCCTCGCGTGCGGGCATGCCGGTCGACATATCGCCTTTGGCGCCGAGCAATGAAGACCTCAAAGCCACAATGAGGCGCCTTTCCAAGATGGTTCTAGCTGGGTACGGTGGTGCTAGCTTACTGTTCTTTGGTGTTTCTACCAGTTATTTCGGGGGTAGCAATGAAACCAAACGTTCTACTTCGCCACCGTCAACATCGTTATCAGCTTCAATGGCGCGAGAAAAGAAGCTGGAGGAAACGCAACTGGCAAACGCCGTGGATGCAGCTGAGGCTGAAGCTGCGGGTGATGGGGATGTTCCCGAGGCGTTGGGGAGTGCGCAAATCTTTTTGCAATATTCGTGGTGGGATGTTTTGCTCGGCAAGCACGATCAAGAAATTTTTGAACAGTCAACGTCTCATTCACATACGGCCAAGGACAAGGAGGCTGCGCACATGAGGTCGAAGAAGAACACAATGAAGGCCACAGCA GTCTTCGGCAAAGAGCACTTAATGCCTCGGTTTTGGGTTTTAACGGATCATGGCCGCGGACAAGTTGTTCTTGTCATCAGAG GAACCATGTCGCTAAACGAGATTGCTGTTGATCTGACTTGCGAACCCGATGTTTTCCAGCCCGCGACTACGCCGTCGTCTTCGGACATCGACGAAAATCCCGTGCCTGGTCAATTTGTGTTCCCAGAAATCtcggagaaagaggaaagctCTTCCGACCACAAGTATCATGTTCATGGCGGCATGTTGAGGTTGGCTAAAGCCATGGGCGACGTCGGCAAACCCGTCCATCAAGCTGTGTTACAGGCTCTCTATAACAACCCGGAATATG ATCTCGTGCTCTGTGGTCATAGCTTAGGTGCAGGCGTTGCCGCTATCTTAGGAATG ATCTGGGCCGATCCAAAGACCTGCTTGACTGTTCGATCAAGTGGTCTTCCCATTGGAAGACGGGTCTCCGTGTATGCTTTCGCACCACC TGCACTAACGGATGCCGCTCTTTCGCGATTATCCGACAAGCTTATTGTATCTCTTGTCTATTCCCATGATATCGTTTCGCGTCTTTCTTTGGGTTCCGTCCGGGACCTAAAAAATGCGGCGATGTGGTTATGTGAAGCTGAGTCTGGAAACGCGGTCGAAGGGTGGTCTGCTGTCACCGCGCGCGCGAAGAAAATAAAGAATGGTGAAGGATCGCAAGACGATATGGATTGG CTTGTTTCAGTACGTAAAACTTTGGAAGCCAACATGCAAAACGCGGATATGTATCCTCCAGGACGTGTTTTATGGGCTATGCGGGAAGGGGATCTTCACCCATCGCACCAGTTACAACAAATTTCAGAAGATAAGGGCGCCGCCCGGACGGACAAAGGCAAACTCCGTCTCTTCGAAGTCCTTGATGTAGAGAAAGTTTTCTCCCAGATTGTTTTTGCGCGAGACATGTTAAC TGCTCACATGCCTCACCAATATGATCGCGTTCTCCACGATTTGCTTTAA
- a CDS encoding putative amino-acid permease (putative amino-acid permease C794.03), with protein sequence MTITAAVLAEICSALPLSGSIYIWAAESAGPKYARFFGFTVAWWSCTAWMTFVAGNCQTTANYIVSQLAVWDVDYPGGVGNDNIKWRSLIWVISEGLLLLAVAINYLPPRVYSLVFRASIFIMMLDFFLCLIWLPIGVSKTYGFRSAHDVFLQTANETGAPPGWNWILSFLFTAGTMTGFDASGHIAEETKNARVIAGKGILSSAIATGVLGFVTAILFLFCTPSLDVFFATNAPQPFVQLYAVALGKRASIFMTIIAVIGLILNTSIAIVAASRLVFAVARDGVLPMSKWIGQVDEKGQPKHAVTVIYLFAATLLCSILPSQVAFTSLVSAGGVPTIAAYGLIALLRFTLTPNSFKTSYFYLGKYRKLFYLVTILFNALVVSVMLSPFYFPVTAENFNFACVIFGSITIFAVCCWYFTPPEKWLRQEQILQALHSTEDEETSDHHD encoded by the exons ATGACAATCACAGCAGCCGTTTTGGCTGAGATATGTTCGGCACTACCACTCAGCGGGTCTATCTATATCTGGGCCGCTGAGAGTGCTGGTCCCAAATACGCTAGGTTCTTTGGGTTTACAGTTGCCTGGTGGTCTTGCACCGCCTGGATGACATTTGTTGCTGGAAATTGTCAG ACAACTGCCAACTATATCGTTTCCCAACTAGCTGTTTGGGACGTTGACTATCCTGGAGGTGTCGGCAACGACAACATCAAGTGGCGGTCTTTGATCTGGGTCATTTCGGAAGGACTGCTGCTACTCGCGGTTGCCATCAATTATCTCCCGCCACGGGTATACTCTCTTGTCTTCCGAGCGTCTATCTTTATCATGATGCTGGactttttcctttgtttgATCTGGCTTCCCATTGGGGTGTCGAAAACGTACGGTTTCCGATCTGCACATGATGTATTCCTCCAGACAG CTAACGAAACTGGTGCCCCTCCTGgttggaattggattttATCTTT CCTTTTCACTGCTGGGACAATGACCGGATTTGACGCCTCTGGTCACATCGCAGAAGAAACCAAGAATGCAAG AGTCATAGCAGGAAAGGGTATTTTGTCAAGCGCCATCGCTACTGGCGTCTTGGGATTCGTAACAGCAATACTTTTCCTTTTCTGTACTCCCAGCCTCGATGTCTTCTTTGCTACCAACGCTCCTCAGCCTTTTGTTCAGCTTTACGCTGTTGCTTTGGGAAAGAGGGCCAGCATCTTCATGACTATCATTGCTGTCATTGGCCTGATCTTG AACACCAGCATCGCCATTGTGGCAGCTTCTCGCTTGGTATTTGCAGTCGCTCGCGATGGTGTGCTTCCGATGTCGAAATGGATCGGGCAGGTCGATGAAAAAGGGCAACCTAAACATGCGGTCACGGTCATCTATCTTTTTGCAGCTACACTTCTTTGCAGCATTCTGCCTAGTCAAGTCGCGTTTACGTCGCTCGTCTCTGCTGGTGGTGTCCCAACGATTGCGGCTTACGGTTTAATTGCTCTCTTGCGATTTACCCTGACCCCGAACAGTTTTAAAACATCCTATTTCTACCTTGGCAAGTATAGAAAGTTATTCTATCTTGTAACCATTCTGTTCAATGCTTTGGTTGTATCC GTCATGCTCTCCCCTTTCTACTTCCCTGTCACTGCGGAGAACTTCAACTTC GCATGTGTCATATTTGGGAGCATCACTATCTTCGCCGTCTGTTGTTGGTACTTCACACCACCAGAGAAGTGGCTCCGTCAAGAACAAATTTTGCAGGCATTGCATTCTacggaagatgaagagactAGTGACCACCATGACTAG
- a CDS encoding Eukaryotic translation initiation factor 5B: protein MFGRHFDEKDEILSHITRQSIDVLKTSFKADVSNEEWLLIRGLKSRFGIP, encoded by the exons ATGTTCGGCCGTCACTTCGACGAAAAGGATGAAATTCTGAGTCATATCACTCGCCAAAGTATTGACGTATTGAAG ACATCTTTCAAGGCTGATGTTTCCAACGAGGAATGGCTCCTTATCCGTGGATTAAAATCT CGCTTTGGAATCCCTTAG
- a CDS encoding Eukaryotic translation initiation factor 5B: MAPKGKGKKGKKGDDDFWDKAGEAIAPNNTSHGDAADDDAFSSKPKKTGFSAFSAVGLVDDIPGEDDDDGPAGGLMSLMGSGKARTKDKKKKNKVEIDLDDLEESPAQAESKKPIEVTAEELADEEWGSVKDKKKKDKKGKGKKAKQQDDEEEGKEDEQDSKQMQSVDTAPTAATETPASKEDDEEQNEAGTKVLSKKEKEKLKKEREKAKKKAQAAAKKVAEGGDAAPSPPAVPESTTLAPTQAVAGENNEEDGDDATEAKPDSKKKKKKKAAKKDEEPTPAPSATTKKKGGAIGALKALMEEKKRLEEEARRIQEEERKRIEEEERRAEEEERKREEEKQRKKDKEKAKRELAKKEGRLLTKKQREEKQMAEIRKQALLASGVQIEGLQQASGSVPAATKKVVYGNRKKKGPGAKDQSPTHSRPRSPEPMVARVSTPAAAKETNDAPKSDWEASSDEEPSPPVASNIKDSWDATSEEEEVDERPVAAKTAPKEVPVSKISAPAPKTEKPVSGKIAPSTTVKGLSTKPPAPSAKPPVEESSSEEDSEDSDEDSDSDSDDSSSEDELTSAQRLAAQKKAEAAARRAKAHQEALAARSKDNLRSPICCILGHVDTGKTKLLDKIRQTNVQEGEAGGITQQIGATYFPVDAIKTKTAVLNRENQQEYKIPGLLIIDTPGHESFTNLRSRGSSLCNIAILVVDIMHGLEAQTLESLRLLRDRKTPFIVALNKIDRIYGWDATPDGAFQESLAKQSRSVQREFEDRVSKTILAFAEEGLNACLYYENKNLGRNVSLVPTSAITGEGVPDMIMLLVNLTQQRMSDRLMYLSELECTVLEVKVIEGLGTTIDVVLSNGILREGDKIVVCGLNGPIVTQVRALLTPQPLRELRIKSAYVHHKEVKAALGVKITAPDLEKAIAGSRLLVVGPDDDEDELKEEVMSDLTTLFENIDKSGRGVCVQASTLGSLEALLDFLKSSKIPVSGINIGPVFKRDVMRASTMLEKAKELACILCFDVPIDKEAERLAEEMGIRLFKADIIYHLFDSFKAYNAEITEAKRRDAAPQAVWPCRLKVIAAFCKRDPIILGVDILDGSLRIGTPLCVVKIDPTTGKKDIIDLGKMYALMKQITD, from the exons ATGGCACCAAAAGGCAAGggaaagaagggaaagaagggCGATGACGACTTTTG GGATAAGGCAGGTGAAGCAATTGCTCCCAACAACACCTCTCACGGAGATGCCGCCGATGACGATGCATTCAGCtcaaaaccaaagaaaacaGGATTTTCCGCCTTCTCAGCAGTTGGTCTTGTGGATGATATTCCTGgggaagacgacgacgatggccCTGCGGGAGGCTTGATG TCATTGATGGGTTCTGGGAAAGCCAGAACCaaagacaagaagaaaaaaaataaagttgAAATCGATTTGGATGACCTTGAAGAGTCTCCTGCGCAGGCCGAATCTAAGAAACCGATTGAAGTCACCGCGGAAGAGCTGGCAGACGAGGAATGGGGTTCAGTaaaagacaagaagaagaaggacaaAAAAGGGAAGGGTAAGAAGGCTAAACAAcaggacgatgaagaggaaggaaaagaagacgaGCAAGATAGCAAGCAGA TGCAATCAGTCGATACGGCGCCGACCGCTGCTACCGAAACACCTGCTTCTAaagaggacgatgaagaacAAAATGAAGCAGGAACAAAAGTTTTGagtaagaaggagaaggaaaagctcAAGAAAGAGAGGGAAAAG GCCAAGAAGAAGGCCCAGGCAGCGGCAAAAAAGGTAGCAGAAGGAGGCGATGCTGCTCCTTCTCCACCGGCCGTTCCAGAATCTACAACTCTCGCACCTACGCAAGCTGTTGCTGGAGAAAATAATGAAGAGGACGGAGATGATGCTACTGAAGCCAAACCTGACTctaagaagaagaagaaaaagaaggccGCAAAGAAAGATGAAGAGCCGACCCCCGCACCATCCGCCACTACTAAAAAGAAAGGCGGTGCGATTGGTGCCCTGAAAGCTCTTatggaggaaaagaaaaggctAGAGGAAGAAGCCAGGCGTATACAGgaagaggaaagaaaacgaattgaggaggaagagcgcCGTGCAGAAGAGGAGGAACGAAAGCgcgaggaagaaaagcaacgcaaaaaagacaaagagaaa GCCAAGCGCGAGTTAGCAAAGAAAGAGGGACGCCTACTTacaaagaaacaacgagAGGAGAAACAGATGGCTGAAATCCGCAAGCAAGCTCTTTTAGCTTCCGGGGTACAAATTGAGGGTTTGCAGCAAGCTTCAGGGAGCGTTCCGGCGGCAACAAAGAAGGTTGTTTATGGCAATCGCAAGAAAAAAGGGCCTGGAGCTAAGGATCAATCTCCAACTCACTCACGGCCGCGATCGCCAGAGCCTATGGTGGCCAGAGTATCTACGCCGGCGGCGGCAAAAGAAACTAATGATGCCCCAAAATCTGACTGGGAAGCAAGCTCTGACGAAGAGCCTTCGCCTCCTGTAGCTTCCAACATCAAAGACTCCTGGGATGCAACAagtgaggaagaggaagtggaTGAGAGACCTG TAGCAGCGAAAACTGCACCCAAGGAAGTTCCCGTATCGAAAATATCTGCCCCTGCTCCAAAGACAGAAAAACCTGTCTCTGGAAAGATTGCACCATCTACAACTGTCAAAGGCCTTTCCACTAAACCGCCTGCTCCGTCTGCTAAGCCACCAGTAGAAGAATCTTCTTCAGAGGAAGACTCGGAAGACTCTGACGaggattctgattctgactCCGATGATTCTTCGTCTGAAGACGAGTTGACCTCTGCCCAAAGGTTGGCTGCGCAGAAGAAGGCCGAGGCAGCCGCCCGCCGTGCAAAAGCACACCAGGAAGCTTTGGCCGCTAGGAGTAAAGACAATCTACGCAGCCCTATTTGTTGTATTTTGGGTCATGTCGACACGGGTAAAACTAAATTGCTGGATAAA ATTCGTCAAACCAACGTCCAAGAAGGCGAAGCGGGAGGTATCACGCAACAGATTGGTGCTACGTACTTCCCCGTTGATGCAATCAAGACGAAGACTGCTGTCCTCAACAGG GAAAATCAACAAGAATATAAGATTCCCGGTCTTTTGATTATTGATACACCGGGACACGAGTCGTTTACTAACTTGCGATCTCGTGGAAGTTCTTTGTGTAATATTGCCATCTTAGTTGTTGATATCATGCATGGCTTGGAAGCTCAGACGCTCGAATCTCTGCGGCTTCTGCGAGATCGCAAAACTCCATTTATAGTTGCGCTCAACAAA ATCGATCGTATTTATGGCTGGGATGCCACACCAGACGGTGCTTTCCAGGAGTCTTTGGCCAAACAGTCCCGCTCTGTGCAGCGTGAATTTGAAGATCGGGTGTCTAAAACCATATTGGCTTTTGCTGAAGAAGGTCTCAACGCTTGCCTTTACTACGAAAACAAGAACCTTGGTCGCAATGTTTCTTTGGTGCCTACCTCAGCTATCACAGGAGAAGGTGTGCCAGATATGATTATGCTCCTCGTCAATTTGACGCAACAACGTATGAGCGATCGTTTGATGTACCTCTCCGAGCTGGAGTGTACTGTCTTGGAAGTCAAGGTCATTGAAGGTCTTGGCACAACAATTGATGTAGTCCTTTCGAATGGCATCTTACGCGAAGGCGATAAAATTGTTGTCTGTGGTCTTAACGGACCTATCGTAACGCAAGTCAGGGCACTGCTGACACCGCAACCCCTGCGCGAACTTCGTATTAAA TCTGCGTACGTTCATCATAAAGAGGTTAAGGCAGCTCTTGGTGTCAAGATTACCGCCCCGGACTTGGAAAAGGCAATTGCTGGTTCTCGCCTGCTTGTCGTTGGGccagacgacgatgaggatgaacTAAAGGAGGAAGTCATGTCTGATCTGACTACGCTCTTTGAAAACATCGACAAGTCGGGCCGCGGTGTTTGTGTACAGGCGTCCACTTTGGGTTCGCTCGAGGCTCTGCTGGATTTCTTAAAGAGCAGCAAAATCCCCGTATCTGGAATCAACATCGGTCCCGTGTTTAAACGAGATGTCATGCGCGCCTCAACCATGCTAGAAAAGGCCAAAGAACTTGCTTGTATTCTCTGCTTCGACGTTCCTATCGACAAAGAAGCTGAGCGTTTGGCCGAAGAAATGGGTATCCGTCTCTTCAAAG CCGATATTATCTATCACTTGTTCGACTCCTTCAAAGCATATAACGCAGAAATTACAGAAGCCAAAAGAAGAGACGCTGCTCCTCAGGCCGTTTGGCCCTGTCGTCTAAAAGTAATCGCTGCGTTTTGTAAGCGAGATCCGATCATTCTTGGAGTCGACATTCTCGATGGATCATTGCGAATTGGTACACCGTTATGTGTCGTGAAGATCGATCCTACTACCGGGAAGAAAGATATCATTGACCTTGGAAAGATGTACGCCCTTATGAAACAAATTACTGACTAA
- a CDS encoding ADP-ribosylation factor-like protein 2 — protein sequence MGLLTIIRKNRQKEKEMRLLFLGLDNAGKTTILKKLNGEDISSISPTLGFNIKTFVHGKFLYFEYLWVYTFPLGTPPLTAKFILLGDVGGQRTLRPYWRNYFEQTDALVWVVDSGDRTRMQDCKDELHSLLTEDRLAGASLLVFANKQDLQGSMTDAEIRDVLDLTSITTHRWRIWPCSAVTGANLVSGLDWVVNDVAGRLYYSTKNPEVQRKTDSAVSLK from the exons ATGGGTCTTCTTACAATCATTAGGAAAAAtcgtcaaaaagaaaaggaaatgcgTCTACTTTTTCT TGGACTCGATAATGCGGGGAAGACCACCATCTTGAAAAAGCTCAACGGAGAGGATATTAGCAGCATAAGTCCCACGTTGGGTTTCAATATCAAGACATTTGTCCATGGAAAGTTC TTATACTTTGAATATCTGTGGGTTTACACGTTTCCTTTGGGTACTCCGCCACTGACAGCGAAATTTATACTTCTAGGGGACGTTGGTGGACAACGGACTCTTCGGCCTTATTGGCGTAATTATTTCGAGCAAACGGACGCATTGGTGTGGGTGGTAGATTCAGGCGACAGAACTCGCATGCAAGATTGTAAGGATGAATTGCATAGTCTGCTAACCGAAGAT CGTTTAGCCGGCGCCTCTCTGCTCGTATTTGCCAACAAACAGGATTTGCAAGGTTCCATGACCGATGCTGAAATCCGCGAC GTATTGGATTTAACTTCCATTACAACACATCGTTGGAGAATTTGGCCTTGCAGTGCTGTAACTGGGGCTAACCTCGTGTCTGGATTAGACTGGGTTGTGAATGACGTGGCCGGAAGGCTATACTACAGTACAAAAAATCCGGAAGTTCAAAGGAAAACAGACTCAGCCGTGAGTCTTAAATGA